Below is a window of Christensenella minuta DNA.
CAACGCCAAGCATCCGGAATTTACGCCAGAGGAGCTTTCCGCCTGCGGCGAAACCGGGGTGAAATTTTCCATCGGCAGCGACGCGCACTCGCCCGGGCGCGTAGGCGATTTTCTGCCGGCCCTTCATAAGGCGCAGGCAGCAGGAATTACGGCGGAACAGATCGTCAATGCGGAATAAGACGGCTTTTTCCGCAATCGGGAAATGATCCCGCTAAAGCTTAATGCGGCGCAAACGAAGCGGTTTCGGCGGGCAAAGGATTCCTCTTGGTTTCCAAGATGCCTGACAGCGCACAGCGGGCAAGGAGGCGGGAATTGGGCCTTCGCACGGCTCAGGAAGTGAGTCTCGCGGGGAAAAGGAGAAATGCGCCTGGAAACTGTGAAGCGCACAGCGGGCAAGAAGGCGTCTTTCGACGTGGAGGTTTTATGAAGTTTACAATCGTAACAGGCTTATCCGGCGCCGGCAGGTCTTCGGCGCTCCGGCGGCTCGAGGACCTCGGGTATTATTGTGTGGATAATTTAATGCCCGAGCTGATTCCCCAGTTTGCGCGGCTGTGCATGGAAAGCACGCATATCCGGGACAAGGTTGCCGTCACAGTCGATACGCGCATGGGCGATTTTTTCGATTCAATTTATGCGACCATCGACGAATTGAAGACTATGGACCTCGATCTCGATATCCTGTTCCTTGACGCTTCGGACGCGGTTCTTGTAAAGCGCTTCAAGGAAGTACGCAGAAGCCACCCGGTTTCGGGAAGCGGCGAGATTTTGTCCGGTATTCACATGGAGCGGCGCAAGCTCCAGCAGCTTAAAGACATGGCGAACCATGTGGTGGACACCTCTTCCTATAACGTCATGAAGCTGAAAAAAATGATCGATACCATGTATTCGGGCGACCACGATACCCGTCTGCTGATTTCCATCATTTCGTTCGGTTATAAACGCGGGATTCCGCTGGATGCGGATATGGTGTTCGACATGCGTTTTATTGAAAATCCTTTTTATGTGGAAGGTATGCGCAGGCATTCCGGCCTTGACAAAGATGTGCGCGATTTTGTACTTTCCTTCGGCCAGACGCAGTTTTTCCTCGCGGAGCTGGTGAAGATGGTTGAAACGCTTGCGCCGAGCTTTGTGAGCGAGGACAAAAACCAGCTCGTTATCGGCATCGGCTGTACGGGCGGCATGCACCGCAGTGTCGCGGTCGCGGAAGAGCTGCATCGGCTTCTTTCCGAAAAGGGTATGCGGGTAACGCTCGAGCACCGCGACCTTACCCTGGAAAAAAACTGCTGACAGGGAGGGCGCTATGTCGTTTTCAATGGCCGCAAAAGATGAAATATGCACGCAGGCGGAGGAACGGGGCTGCTGTATTATCGCGGAGCTTTGTGCCATTACCCTTATTTGCGGAAACCTTTCCATTTCCCATGGCGGCGTGCGTATCAAATACAATACCGAGAGCATGACGGTAGCCAAGCGCATCTACGATACGGTAACGCGCATTTTAAAACTCGATTCCGCAGTCGAGATCAAGGATAACCTCCTTAAGAAAAAACACAGCTACACGATCGTTGTCGAGGACGCAGCTTTGCTGCTGACTGTGCTGGGCCTTGAAGGAAACCTGCTCACGGACGCCGTTCCCCCGGGGGAAATGCTGGACAAGGAATGCTGCCGGGCAGCGATTTTGCGGGGTGCGTTTCTCGGGGGCGGAACGGTCTCCAATCCCAAGAAAAATTACCACGCAGAATTTGTTACGAACTCTGAAGCGTTTGCAAAAGTGCT
It encodes the following:
- the rapZ gene encoding RNase adapter RapZ; amino-acid sequence: MKFTIVTGLSGAGRSSALRRLEDLGYYCVDNLMPELIPQFARLCMESTHIRDKVAVTVDTRMGDFFDSIYATIDELKTMDLDLDILFLDASDAVLVKRFKEVRRSHPVSGSGEILSGIHMERRKLQQLKDMANHVVDTSSYNVMKLKKMIDTMYSGDHDTRLLISIISFGYKRGIPLDADMVFDMRFIENPFYVEGMRRHSGLDKDVRDFVLSFGQTQFFLAELVKMVETLAPSFVSEDKNQLVIGIGCTGGMHRSVAVAEELHRLLSEKGMRVTLEHRDLTLEKNC
- the whiA gene encoding DNA-binding protein WhiA produces the protein MSFSMAAKDEICTQAEERGCCIIAELCAITLICGNLSISHGGVRIKYNTESMTVAKRIYDTVTRILKLDSAVEIKDNLLKKKHSYTIVVEDAALLLTVLGLEGNLLTDAVPPGEMLDKECCRAAILRGAFLGGGTVSNPKKNYHAEFVTNSEAFAKVLLSILEKNEIRAKIIHRRQNFVVYLNEGDGIAALLAIIGAYSSILNFENVRVLKEMRNNVNRAVNCETANINKTVNAAMTQVMNIHKIERTIGLKHLSDPLREAAELRLANPEATLGELCELGGTTKSGMNHRLRKINAIAQELNEAFPRPTDTKQ